A section of the Flavobacterium sp. CG_23.5 genome encodes:
- the asnB gene encoding asparagine synthase B, translating to MCGILAIIGKGKEEQIVRELSKRMSHRGPDESDLHVMENGHILSHERLSIIDLHSGKQPIKGTKTAYMVHNGEIYNHQELRDGILKEHTFRTKSDSEVIVHLYEEFGYDFCNMLDGDWAFVVVDGNDFIAARDPLGVKPLYYGLDQRGRIYFSSEMKPIADQCTTFSTFPPAHYYTKKTGFVKYYKPEYEDYLKADQELDLDLIRETLTEATRKRLMSDVPIGVLLSGGLDSSLTSAIASRLLAESGKKLQSFSIGLNADAPDAKAAKKVAEFLGTEHHEIHFTIEEGIEILDKLIWHLETYDVTSIRASAPMYFLSKAIADLGIKVVLSGEGADEIFGGYLYFRNAPSAVEFQKETIERVQKLFTADLLRADKSTMAHGLETRVPFLDKAFLDLAVRIKAVEKMPKTYDGKEKYILRKAFDTPNDPYLPEEVLWRQKEQFSDGVGYQWINQLIEYCCSKVTDEELAGAAAEFPYNSPTTKEAYLYRKIFNKHYPQVSAAQTVRKWIPKWQENQDPSGRANAAHVKPDTEIAK from the coding sequence ATGTGTGGAATATTAGCCATTATTGGAAAGGGAAAAGAGGAGCAAATAGTTCGAGAGCTTTCAAAACGGATGTCACATCGTGGACCGGATGAAAGCGATTTACATGTTATGGAAAACGGGCATATATTAAGTCATGAACGTTTGTCTATCATCGATCTGCATTCCGGAAAACAACCAATAAAAGGTACGAAAACCGCTTACATGGTTCATAATGGTGAAATCTACAATCATCAGGAATTGAGAGATGGTATTTTAAAAGAGCATACTTTTAGAACTAAATCGGATTCGGAAGTAATTGTACATTTATATGAAGAATTTGGTTATGATTTTTGTAACATGCTTGATGGTGACTGGGCTTTTGTTGTTGTAGATGGAAATGATTTTATAGCGGCTAGAGACCCATTGGGAGTAAAACCTTTGTATTATGGTTTGGACCAAAGAGGAAGAATTTATTTTTCTTCTGAAATGAAACCTATTGCTGACCAATGCACAACATTTTCTACTTTTCCTCCAGCACATTATTACACTAAAAAAACGGGTTTTGTAAAATACTACAAACCGGAATATGAAGATTATTTAAAAGCTGACCAAGAGTTAGATTTAGATTTAATCCGAGAAACGTTGACCGAAGCTACGCGTAAGCGGTTAATGAGTGATGTGCCTATTGGAGTGTTGCTTTCGGGAGGATTAGACTCTTCATTGACATCAGCGATTGCTTCCCGGTTATTGGCGGAAAGCGGTAAAAAATTACAGTCATTCTCTATCGGATTAAATGCTGATGCGCCAGATGCAAAAGCAGCAAAAAAAGTGGCCGAATTTTTAGGAACGGAACACCATGAAATTCATTTTACAATCGAAGAAGGGATTGAAATCTTGGATAAATTGATTTGGCACCTTGAAACGTATGATGTAACATCGATACGAGCGAGCGCGCCAATGTATTTCTTGTCGAAGGCGATTGCGGACCTAGGAATAAAAGTAGTGCTTTCGGGAGAAGGAGCAGATGAGATTTTTGGAGGATATTTGTATTTTAGAAATGCACCATCAGCAGTAGAATTTCAAAAAGAAACAATTGAGAGAGTCCAAAAATTATTTACTGCCGATTTATTAAGAGCGGACAAATCAACAATGGCCCATGGTTTAGAAACTAGAGTGCCGTTTTTAGACAAAGCATTCTTAGATTTGGCCGTTCGTATCAAAGCAGTAGAGAAAATGCCTAAAACGTACGACGGTAAAGAAAAATATATTTTGAGAAAAGCTTTCGATACGCCAAACGATCCGTATTTGCCAGAGGAAGTATTGTGGAGACAAAAAGAGCAGTTTTCAGATGGAGTAGGGTATCAGTGGATCAATCAATTGATTGAATATTGTTGTTCTAAAGTAACTGATGAGGAATTAGCAGGTGCCGCAGCTGAATTTCCTTATAACTCCCCAACTACTAAGGAAGCTTATTTATATAGGAAGATTTTTAATAAACATTACCCGCAAGTAAGTGCGGCACAAACGGTTAGAAAATGGATTCCAAAATGGCAGGAAAACCAAGATCCAAGCGGAAGAGCTAATGCTGCACACGTAAAACCGGATACGGAAATTGCTAAATAA
- the gyrB gene encoding DNA topoisomerase (ATP-hydrolyzing) subunit B → MSEEIKKDNYSADSIQALEGMEHVRMRPSMYIGDVGVRGLHHLVYEVVDNSIDEAMGGHCDTIIVDINEDGSVSVEDNGRGIPVGIHKKEGVSALEVVMTKIGAGGKFDKDSYKVSGGLHGVGVSVVNALSNHLIATVHSSDGKIYQQEYEKGKALYPVKQIGETTKRGTIVTFYPDDSIFTQTIEFSYDTLAARMRELSYLNKGITITFTDKREVDKDGNFVSEVFHSDEGLKEYIRYLDGNREPIIAHVISMDNEKGEIPVEVALIYNTSYTENIFSYVNNINTHEGGTHLQGFRTGLTRSLKKYADASGMLDKLKFDISGDDFREGLTAIISVKVAEPQFEGQTKTKLGNREVVSPVSQAVSEMIENYLEENPNDARIIVQKVILAAQARHAAKKAREMVQRKTVMGGGGLPGKLSDCSEQDPAKCEVYLVEGDSAGGTAKQGRDRAFQAILPLRGKILNVEKAMHHKVFENEEIRNIFTALGVTIGTAEDSKALNIEKLRYHKVIIMCDADVDGSHISTLILTFFFRFMKELIEEGHVYIAAPPLYLVKKGNKKEYAWNDVQRDQANERMGGSAGIQRYKGLGEMNAEQLWETTMDPGFRTLRQVTIDSLAEADRVFSMLMGDEVPPRRDFIEKNAVYAKIDA, encoded by the coding sequence ATGAGCGAAGAAATCAAGAAGGACAATTATTCAGCAGATAGTATTCAAGCATTAGAAGGAATGGAGCACGTAAGAATGCGTCCATCGATGTATATTGGAGATGTAGGTGTTCGAGGACTGCATCATTTAGTTTATGAAGTGGTAGATAACTCTATTGATGAGGCAATGGGTGGGCATTGTGATACAATAATAGTTGATATAAATGAAGACGGATCTGTTTCTGTTGAAGATAATGGACGTGGTATTCCAGTAGGAATTCATAAAAAAGAAGGAGTTTCGGCCCTAGAAGTCGTAATGACTAAAATTGGTGCCGGAGGAAAATTTGATAAGGATTCTTATAAAGTTTCTGGAGGGCTTCACGGTGTTGGGGTGTCGGTGGTAAATGCATTGTCGAATCACCTTATAGCAACAGTTCATAGCAGTGATGGTAAAATATACCAACAAGAATACGAAAAAGGAAAAGCGCTTTATCCGGTAAAACAAATTGGAGAAACTACAAAAAGAGGAACAATTGTTACTTTTTATCCAGATGATTCTATTTTCACTCAGACAATTGAGTTTTCATACGATACTTTAGCGGCTCGTATGCGTGAATTGTCATACCTTAATAAAGGAATTACAATCACTTTTACTGATAAAAGAGAGGTCGATAAAGACGGAAATTTTGTTTCTGAAGTTTTTCATTCTGATGAAGGATTGAAAGAATACATTCGTTATTTGGATGGAAATCGTGAGCCAATTATTGCACACGTTATTTCTATGGATAATGAAAAAGGAGAAATTCCGGTTGAGGTTGCCTTGATTTATAATACAAGTTATACCGAAAACATTTTTTCTTACGTAAACAATATCAATACGCACGAAGGAGGAACGCACTTGCAAGGTTTTAGAACGGGTCTAACAAGATCTTTGAAGAAATATGCTGATGCATCCGGAATGTTAGATAAATTGAAATTTGATATTTCAGGAGATGACTTTCGTGAAGGACTTACGGCTATTATTTCGGTAAAAGTTGCTGAACCGCAATTTGAAGGACAAACGAAAACTAAACTTGGAAATAGAGAAGTAGTTTCACCGGTAAGTCAAGCGGTGAGTGAAATGATTGAAAATTATTTGGAAGAAAATCCAAATGACGCTCGTATTATTGTTCAAAAAGTTATTCTTGCGGCACAAGCCCGTCACGCAGCCAAAAAAGCGCGTGAAATGGTGCAACGTAAAACCGTAATGGGTGGAGGTGGATTACCAGGAAAACTTTCTGATTGTTCCGAGCAAGATCCTGCAAAATGTGAAGTATATCTTGTCGAGGGAGATTCGGCAGGTGGAACAGCTAAGCAAGGTCGTGACCGTGCATTTCAGGCTATTTTGCCATTGCGTGGTAAGATTTTGAATGTGGAAAAAGCAATGCATCACAAAGTTTTTGAAAACGAAGAGATTAGAAATATTTTTACTGCACTTGGAGTTACAATAGGAACTGCGGAGGATAGTAAAGCATTGAATATAGAAAAATTACGTTACCATAAAGTAATTATTATGTGTGATGCCGATGTCGATGGTAGTCATATTTCTACTTTGATTTTGACATTCTTCTTTAGATTTATGAAAGAATTAATCGAAGAAGGTCACGTATATATTGCTGCCCCTCCTTTGTATTTAGTTAAAAAAGGAAACAAGAAAGAATACGCATGGAATGACGTTCAACGTGATCAGGCAAATGAAAGAATGGGCGGAAGCGCAGGAATTCAACGTTATAAAGGTCTTGGGGAGATGAATGCGGAACAACTTTGGGAAACAACAATGGATCCTGGTTTTAGAACGTTACGTCAGGTAACAATCGACAGTTTAGCCGAAGCAGATAGAGTTTTCTCTATGTTAATGGGTGATGAGGTGCCACCGAGAAGAGATTTTATTGAGAAAAATGCAGTATATGCTAAGATTGATGCGTAA
- the mdh gene encoding malate dehydrogenase, whose amino-acid sequence MKVTIIGAGNVGATCADVISYRGIASEVVLLDIREGFAEGKALDIMQCATNTGFNTKVSGVTNDYSKTAGSDVVVITSGIPRKPGMTREELIGINAGIVKTVAENVLKHSPDTIIVVVSNPMDTMTYLALKSTGLPKNRIIGMGGALDSSRFRTYLSLALDKPANDISAMVIGGHGDTTMIPLTRLASYNGIPVSQFLSEEALNKVAADTMVGGATLTGLLGTSAWYAPGASVAFLVDSILNDQKKMIACSVFVEGEYGQNDICIGVPCIIGKNGVEEILDIELNDQEKALFAKSADAVRQMNDALKSILE is encoded by the coding sequence ATGAAAGTTACCATTATAGGAGCAGGAAATGTAGGTGCAACCTGCGCAGACGTAATTTCTTATAGAGGAATTGCAAGCGAAGTAGTATTATTGGACATCAGAGAAGGTTTTGCTGAAGGTAAAGCTTTGGATATTATGCAATGTGCTACAAATACAGGTTTTAATACTAAAGTGTCGGGTGTTACAAATGATTATTCAAAAACGGCAGGAAGTGATGTAGTAGTAATTACATCAGGAATCCCTAGAAAACCGGGAATGACACGTGAGGAATTAATAGGCATCAATGCAGGAATTGTAAAAACAGTTGCTGAAAATGTGTTGAAACATTCGCCAGATACCATTATTGTGGTAGTTTCTAATCCTATGGATACAATGACTTATTTAGCATTGAAATCTACTGGATTGCCAAAAAACAGAATCATTGGAATGGGTGGAGCGTTAGATAGTTCTCGTTTTAGAACGTATTTATCTTTGGCTTTAGACAAACCGGCAAATGACATTTCGGCAATGGTGATTGGTGGACACGGTGATACAACTATGATTCCTTTAACTAGATTGGCTTCATATAATGGAATTCCGGTATCTCAATTTCTTTCAGAAGAAGCATTGAATAAAGTTGCTGCTGATACTATGGTTGGAGGAGCAACACTTACAGGACTTTTAGGAACTTCTGCTTGGTATGCTCCTGGAGCTTCAGTTGCTTTTTTAGTGGATAGTATATTGAATGACCAAAAGAAAATGATTGCTTGTTCTGTTTTTGTTGAAGGGGAATATGGCCAAAATGATATTTGCATAGGTGTTCCTTGTATCATTGGTAAAAATGGGGTAGAAGAAATTCTTGATATTGAACTAAATGACCAGGAGAAAGCATTATTTGCTAAAAGCGCTGATGCAGTTAGACAAATGAATGATGCATTAAAATCGATATTAGAATAA